Proteins from one Anopheles nili chromosome 2, idAnoNiliSN_F5_01, whole genome shotgun sequence genomic window:
- the LOC128731043 gene encoding serine/threonine-protein kinase PITSLRE produces MSEGEQSEDGQVMSGVELSPSEDEETTDSLDIKPPQASSAYYGSSKRKDKKTKDRRHPKEHLRHHMMMERDRDRERDRGDGRGDRGGNRMEREQHYYREREHHAQSGREQHRATQGSSSSRMGSGSGRERGASGRDAGAREKHHSSQYEMNPFYGEMRETYHSKRDREREREREREHRGDRVERERERERKYNEKQRRAEEHKYNEKKMEDLRTRLLNKKHRHDSKLHQRGDMRDREHEMAAEVAMHPDEMNYHRESIGRRREHPHRRHHEEEGGNEGRSRDRNRHHGTRDHAEVVEITESPEHLHHQGYTLNIPRTAEEKEQEVRRAKLLEADREMLRRKEMAREELEARRLRKEEERLNDATDSHSDDSDAEDVEEIEEEELMDEDEDAIIIGEDDRDRRLSGKRVEKRKLGRKRERTHHRNRDVSYSQSSSSHGSDDSEGHEEDEDHAPVSPLSVGDLVKSDRRNRKSNSLSYRSHSRSQTRSRSGSESGSRSHSRSPRHSRRHEGADSLSSSHSRSQSRENELRKRSIAGGDADDNDDGKPHGDGKSPKNGASEEQQEVEPKNTLPPYYPGIQGCRSVEEFLCLNRIEEGTYGVVYRAKDKRTEEIVALKRLKMEKEKEGFPITSLREINTLLKGQHPNIVTVREIVVGSNMDKIFIVMDYVEHDLKSLMETMKHKKQVFLPGEVKCLTQQLLRAVAHLHDNWILHRDLKTSNLLLSHKGILKVGDFGLAREYGSPLKPYTSIVVTLWYRAPELLLCCKEYSTPIDIWSVGCIFAEFLSMAALFPGKTEIDQLNRIFKDLGTPNEKIWPGYNELPAVQKMTFTEYPVSNLRKKFAHLTSELGISLLQGLLTFDPKQRLTAEVALQHSYFKELPLPIDPAMFPTWPAKSELGLKKALASSPKPPSGGGEFKKLGDDAVPDNAGFHLGGATYAESRQLAMGPGFSLKF; encoded by the exons ATGAGCGAAGGCGAACAAAGTGAAGATGGGCAGGTGATGAGCGGAGTGGAGTTGAGCCCTTCCGAGGACGAAGAAACGACAGATTCACTGGACATCAAACCGCCACAAGCGAGCAGCGCGTACTATGGAAGCAGCAAgcggaaggacaaaaaaaccaaGGACCGCCGACATCCGAAGGAGCATCTTCGGCATCACATGATGATGGAACGGGACCGGGACCGAGAACGTGACCGGGGTGATGGGCGCGGTGATAGGGGTGGCAATCGGATGGAACGCGAACAACATTACTACCGGGAGCGAGAACATCACGCACAAAGTGGCCGCGAACAGCATCGAGCCACGCAGGGATCATCGTCGTCCCGCATGGGTAGTGGAAGTGGCCGCGAGCGGGGCGCAAGTGGCCGAGACGCTGGCgcgcgcgaaaagcaccaCTCGTCCCAGTACGAAATGAATCCTTTCTACGGCGAAATGCGCGAAACGTACCACAGCAAACGCGACCGGGAACGGGAGCGCGAGCGGGAACGTGAACACCGGGGGGATCGCGTTGAACGAGAACGCGAGCGGGAGCGGAAGTACAATGAAAAACAGCGTCGCGCAGAGGAACACAAGtataacgagaaaaaaatggaagattTGCGTACACGGTTGTTGAACAAAAAGCACCGGCATGATTCGAAGCTGCACCAGCGTGGGGATATGCGAGATCGCGAACACGAAATGGCAGCAGAGGTCGCAATGCATCCTGACGAGATGAATTATCATCGTGAAAGCATCGGGCGCCGCCGAGAGCATCCGCATCGCCGCCATCACGAAGAGGAAGGTGGAAATGAAGGACGCTCGCGTGATCGAAACCGACACCATGGAACTCGCGATCACGCGGAAGTGGTGGAGATCACTGAAAGTCCGGAACATCTCCATCACCAGGGCTATACGCTAAACATTCCTCGAACAGCCGAAGAAAAGGAACAGGAGGTACGACGTGCTAAGCTTCTGGAGGCGGACCGGGAAATGTTGCGCCGGAAAGAGATGGCCCGGGAAGAGCTTGAAGCGCGAAGGTTGCGTAAGGAAGAGGAACGCCTGAATGACGCAACGGATTCCCATTCCGACGACTCTGATGCAGAAGACGTCGAGGAGATCGAAGAGGAAGAGCTGATGGATGAGGATGAAGATGCGATCATAATAGGAGAAGACGACCGCGATCGACGGTTAAGTGGCAAACGTgtagaaaaacgaaaacttgGACGAAAGCGAGAACGAACGCATCACAGAAACCGAGATGTGTCGTACTCACAGTCGAGCTCCTCCCACGGATCAGACGATTCCGAGGGCCACGAAGAGGACGAAGATCACGCCCCGGTAAGCCCGCTGTCGGTGGGCGATTTGGTGAAATCCGACCGTCGGAATCGTAAGAGCAATTCCCTGTCCTATCGGTCACACTCGCGCTCACAAACACGCTCGCGATCGGGCTCGGAATCTGGTTCCAGGAGTCACTCGAGAAGCCCGCGGCATTCGCGCCGCCATGAAGGTGCTGACAGCCTCAGTTCAAGCCATAGTCGTAGCCAGTCGAGGGAGAATGAGTTGCGCAAACGATCAATTGCCGGTGGCGATGCTGATGATAACGATGATGGGAAACCACACGGTGACGGAAAGTCTCCGAAGAATGGTGCCTCCGAAGAGCAACAAGAGGTGGAACCGAAGAATACGCTTCCCCCGTACTACCCTGGAATACAGGGTTGCCGCTCGGTGGAGGAGTTCCTCTGCCTCAATCGCATCGAAGAGGGCACGTACGGGGTCGTGTACCGAGCGAAGGACAAACGCACGGAAGAAATCGTCGCCCTCAAACGGCTCAagatggagaaggaaaaggagGGCTTCCCCATCACGTCCCTGCGGGAGATCAACACGCTGCTCAAGGGTCAGCATCCGAACATCGTGACCGTACGCGAGATCGTTGTCGGTAGCAACATGGACAAGATTTTCATCGTCATGGACTACGTCGAGCACGATCTGAAGTCGCTCATGGAAACaatgaagcacaaaaagcAGGTCTTTCTGCCAGGCGAGGTGAAATGTCTCACGCAGCAGCTGCTCCGGGCGGTGGCTCATCTGCACGATAACTGGATCCTGCATCGAGATCTCAAGACGTCGAATTTGTTGCTATCACACAAGGGCATCCTAAAGGTGGGAGATTTTGGGCTCGCCCGAGAGTACGGATCACCGCTGAAACCCTACACCTCGATCGTCGTAACGCTCTGGTACCGAGCGCCAGAGTTGCTGCTCTGCTGTAAGGAATATTCGACCCCGATCGACATCTGGTCCGTGGGCTGTATTTTTGCGGAGTTCCTTTCGATGGCGGCTCTCTTCCCCGGGAAGACCGAGATCGACCAGCTCAACCGGATATTCAAGGATCTCGGCACGCCTAACGAAAAGATCTGGCCCGGTTACAATGAGCTCCCGGCGGTGCAGAAAATGACATTCACCGAATATCCGGTATCGAATTTGCGCAAGAAATTCGCACACCTTACCAGCGAGCTAGGCATCTCGCTGCTGCAGGGTCTGCTCACCTTCGATCCCAAGCAGCGCCTAACGGCGGAAGTGGCCCTTCAGCACAGCTATTTCAAGGAGCTACCGCTGCCGATTGATCCCGCCATGTTTCCCACGTGGCCAGCAAAGAGTGAGCTCGGATTGAAAAAGGCTCTCGCTTCTAGCCCGAAACCACCGAGTGGCGGTGGGGAGTTTAAGAAGTTG gGTGACGATGCAGTGCCGGATAATGCGGGATTCCATCTCGGTGGCGCCACGTACGCCGAATCCCGGCAGCTTGCGATGGGTCCCGGATTTAGCCTGAAGTTCTGA